The following proteins are co-located in the Candidatus Nanosynbacter sp. HMT-352 genome:
- the rplA gene encoding 50S ribosomal protein L1 yields the protein MERRGKKYQDAAKNVEKNKLYSLDEALKLATETSPVKFDASVEIHIRLGVDPRQADQNIRSTVALPHGTGKDVRVAVFAPESEHAAAKKAGADIIGDEEFLSQLDKEELNFDILVATPQYMPKLGKYARLLGPRGLMPNPKSGTVATDVAKAVSEAKAGKVEYRVDKQAIVHLSIGKVSFGAEKLSENARAFLTSLNSQKPSSLKGVYVKSVAIATTMGPGIKVENSL from the coding sequence TTGGAGCGCCGCGGTAAAAAATATCAAGACGCTGCAAAAAACGTTGAAAAGAACAAATTGTACAGCTTAGACGAAGCTTTGAAATTGGCTACTGAAACCAGTCCAGTCAAGTTCGACGCTAGCGTTGAAATCCACATCCGCTTGGGTGTTGACCCACGCCAAGCCGACCAAAACATTCGCTCAACCGTAGCATTGCCACACGGTACAGGTAAGGACGTTCGCGTAGCAGTTTTTGCACCAGAATCAGAACACGCTGCCGCTAAAAAAGCTGGCGCCGACATCATCGGTGATGAAGAATTCCTAAGCCAATTGGACAAGGAAGAATTGAACTTCGACATTTTAGTCGCAACTCCACAGTACATGCCAAAGCTTGGTAAATACGCACGTTTGCTTGGTCCACGCGGTTTGATGCCAAATCCAAAGTCTGGCACTGTCGCTACTGACGTCGCTAAAGCCGTTTCTGAAGCAAAAGCCGGAAAAGTTGAATATCGCGTTGATAAGCAAGCCATCGTTCACTTGTCAATCGGTAAGGTGTCATTCGGCGCTGAAAAATTGTCAGAAAACGCACGCGCATTCTTAACTAGCTTGAACTCCCAAAAGCCATCCAGCTTAAAGGGCGTTTACGTTAAGAGCGTTGCAATTGCCACAACTATGGGTCCTGGCATTAAAGTAGAGAACTCTCTATAA
- the eno gene encoding phosphopyruvate hydratase translates to MDITITNIQARQILDSRGNPTVEADVTLSDGSFGRAAVPSGASTGSFEAVELRDGELAFSGKGVLRAVENVNGEIAQALKGSNPFDQTAIDEKMKSLDGTPNKARLGANAILAVSLAVAKAAAKSRGVELYQYVNSLAGSPAMCLPMPMINVMNGGQHALGATDFQEYMIIPTSAATFADAVRMSAEVFHALAKILKDEGYPTTVGDEGGYAPHVRNGNMEPILLLSRAIEQAGYKLGVDFGFALDVAASELYKDGKYNLATEHRILSADEMIRTYKALLERVPVLSIEDGLNEEAWEDWEKMTADLGNFAQLVGDDLLVTNVERLKRGIEEKAGNAILIKPNQIGTLTETIQAVLMAKNAGWNTVMSHRSGETEDVTISHLAVGLGTGQIKTGSMSRSERIAKYNELLRIAEKRPDLEIAHPFVK, encoded by the coding sequence ATGGATATAACAATTACAAACATACAAGCAAGGCAAATTTTAGATTCGCGTGGAAATCCGACGGTTGAGGCGGACGTTACTTTGAGTGACGGTTCGTTCGGTCGTGCGGCTGTTCCGTCTGGCGCAAGCACTGGCTCTTTCGAGGCTGTTGAGCTTCGGGACGGCGAGTTGGCGTTTAGTGGTAAAGGCGTGCTTCGTGCGGTCGAAAATGTCAATGGTGAGATTGCGCAGGCTTTGAAAGGTTCTAATCCGTTCGACCAGACCGCAATTGATGAAAAAATGAAGAGTCTGGACGGTACGCCGAATAAGGCACGTTTGGGTGCGAATGCTATTTTGGCGGTGTCGCTGGCTGTAGCGAAAGCTGCCGCTAAGTCGCGTGGCGTGGAGTTGTATCAATACGTCAATAGCTTAGCTGGAAGTCCTGCAATGTGCCTGCCGATGCCGATGATCAACGTGATGAACGGCGGTCAGCATGCGTTGGGCGCGACTGATTTTCAGGAATATATGATTATCCCAACTAGCGCGGCAACTTTTGCGGACGCAGTTCGAATGAGTGCTGAAGTTTTTCATGCATTGGCAAAAATCCTGAAAGATGAAGGCTATCCTACAACGGTTGGCGATGAAGGCGGCTATGCGCCTCATGTCAGGAATGGTAATATGGAGCCTATTTTGTTACTATCTCGCGCCATCGAGCAGGCTGGCTATAAATTAGGCGTGGACTTTGGCTTTGCGCTGGATGTTGCAGCGAGCGAGCTTTACAAGGACGGCAAATATAACTTGGCGACTGAGCACCGAATTCTGTCGGCTGACGAAATGATTCGCACGTATAAAGCTCTGCTGGAGCGCGTCCCTGTTCTCTCGATTGAGGATGGATTGAACGAAGAAGCTTGGGAGGATTGGGAGAAAATGACGGCTGATTTGGGCAATTTTGCGCAATTGGTTGGCGATGATCTTTTGGTGACGAATGTCGAGCGATTGAAGCGCGGAATTGAAGAAAAGGCTGGCAATGCTATCTTAATCAAGCCGAACCAAATTGGTACATTGACTGAGACAATTCAGGCTGTTTTGATGGCGAAGAACGCTGGCTGGAATACAGTGATGAGTCACAGATCTGGCGAGACGGAGGACGTAACGATTTCTCACTTGGCGGTCGGTTTGGGCACGGGTCAAATTAAGACTGGCTCAATGTCGCGGTCAGAGCGAATTGCTAAGTATAACGAGCTGCTGAGAATTGCGGAAAAGCGCCCAGATTTGGAGATTGCACATCCGTTTGTGAAGTAA
- a CDS encoding L-threonylcarbamoyladenylate synthase — MIVKNILDDGVISALKNEQLIIAKTDTIYGILAAANSEKAVERLYKVKRRSLDKPVIILVADIDDIPNLAPSIKRKYQEISKNRPTTIITKVSPNFLPHLPRNGGTLAFRVVPESPLAELIRTVGLLVAPSANPSGEEPAKNITEAINYFHELVPIYVDSGEVANTQPSQIVRINEGGEIEFLRR, encoded by the coding sequence ATGATTGTGAAGAATATTTTAGATGACGGTGTAATCTCCGCGCTTAAAAATGAGCAATTGATAATTGCTAAAACTGACACGATTTACGGAATATTAGCCGCTGCCAATTCAGAAAAAGCCGTCGAGAGATTATATAAGGTTAAGCGGCGCTCCTTAGATAAACCCGTTATTATTTTGGTTGCGGATATTGACGACATTCCTAATCTTGCGCCGTCGATCAAACGCAAATATCAAGAAATCTCCAAAAATAGACCAACAACAATCATCACCAAAGTAAGTCCTAATTTTCTGCCACATCTTCCGAGAAATGGTGGAACATTGGCATTCAGAGTCGTGCCAGAATCTCCGTTGGCAGAGTTAATTCGAACCGTTGGTCTTTTGGTCGCGCCCAGCGCAAATCCATCGGGAGAAGAACCGGCAAAAAACATCACCGAAGCGATAAATTACTTCCACGAATTAGTGCCGATTTATGTCGATTCTGGAGAAGTCGCCAACACTCAACCGTCGCAAATTGTCCGAATCAATGAGGGCGGGGAAATTGAGTTTTTAAGAAGATAG
- the rplK gene encoding 50S ribosomal protein L11 translates to MAKKIIGNLKLRIPAGRATAGPPVGSTLGQWGLNMMDFINPFNDATKDMMGKDVIVHIQVYEDRTFTWNSLGQPVDDMIREKAGIQKGSGKPHSDKVGKITRAQLQEIAEAKKDQLNAIDIEGAMKVIAGSARSMGVEVVD, encoded by the coding sequence ATGGCAAAGAAAATTATTGGTAATTTGAAATTACGCATTCCAGCCGGTCGAGCAACAGCAGGTCCTCCAGTGGGATCAACGCTTGGTCAGTGGGGATTAAACATGATGGACTTTATCAATCCATTCAATGATGCTACAAAAGACATGATGGGTAAGGACGTAATTGTTCACATTCAAGTTTACGAAGACCGAACATTTACTTGGAACTCACTTGGTCAGCCAGTTGACGATATGATTCGCGAAAAAGCTGGCATCCAAAAGGGTAGCGGCAAACCACACTCAGACAAGGTTGGTAAGATTACTCGCGCACAATTGCAAGAAATCGCTGAAGCGAAAAAAGACCAATTGAACGCAATCGACATCGAAGGAGCAATGAAAGTTATCGCCGGATCAGCACGATCAATGGGCGTTGAAGTCGTCGACTAA
- the nusG gene encoding transcription termination/antitermination protein NusG produces MSSKRYDDSKQWYAIHTYSGYEEKVAESIRQRINGVDMADKIFDVIVPKEKQIQIRNGKRKIVEAKIFQGYVLVEMKLTDETWYIIRNTPGVTGFVGADTTPTPVSEKEIAKIKKRMGVEEPKHQIDFSEGEVVSIIDGPFKGFDGAVSEIDASKGTLKVMVSMFGRDTPVELDALQVKKV; encoded by the coding sequence ATGAGTTCAAAACGATATGACGATAGCAAGCAATGGTATGCAATTCACACTTATTCTGGCTATGAAGAAAAAGTTGCCGAATCAATCCGCCAGCGAATCAACGGTGTCGATATGGCTGATAAGATTTTTGACGTTATCGTGCCAAAGGAAAAACAGATCCAAATTCGCAACGGCAAACGTAAAATTGTTGAGGCTAAAATTTTCCAGGGCTATGTCTTGGTTGAGATGAAATTGACCGATGAAACTTGGTACATCATCCGCAACACGCCAGGTGTAACAGGATTCGTAGGCGCCGACACTACGCCAACTCCAGTTTCTGAAAAAGAGATTGCGAAAATTAAGAAGCGAATGGGCGTTGAAGAACCAAAGCATCAGATTGACTTCTCAGAGGGCGAAGTTGTTTCAATTATCGACGGTCCGTTCAAGGGCTTTGATGGCGCAGTGAGCGAAATTGACGCATCTAAGGGTACTTTGAAGGTTATGGTCAGCATGTTTGGCCGTGACACTCCAGTCGAGTTGGACGCCCTGCAGGTTAAAAAAGTTTAG
- the secE gene encoding preprotein translocase subunit SecE, whose protein sequence is MAQKGKASSKTTVRRIKATDDAPKKEKTVAKKINKPTKITTKTPKKSGEKGGLIGYFKGAWEELKLVRWPTRSATWAMTAAVLIFTFVFVVLILLLDAAFNWGFNQILK, encoded by the coding sequence ATGGCACAGAAGGGCAAGGCAAGCAGCAAAACTACGGTTCGTCGAATCAAGGCTACTGACGACGCGCCAAAAAAAGAAAAAACTGTAGCGAAAAAAATCAATAAACCAACAAAAATCACCACAAAAACACCTAAAAAGTCTGGCGAAAAAGGTGGATTGATTGGATATTTTAAGGGCGCCTGGGAAGAGCTGAAGCTAGTTCGCTGGCCAACCCGCTCAGCCACTTGGGCAATGACAGCGGCAGTGCTTATCTTCACCTTTGTGTTTGTCGTTCTGATTTTATTACTTGACGCCGCATTTAACTGGGGCTTTAACCAAATTTTGAAGTAA
- a CDS encoding ATP-binding protein gives MWALIFLLITLSVALGVIAIVLHKILSEISDKSDCKKNHKKSFSEHQRMITLINNITDAILSTDEHGIINTYNSAALNLIDTNSGINGEHISQVLNLETTDKKPIDIFKELTKSSAIRQRDDVLMKIEDGDYIRLEVTLAPVQGGDKMTPDGYVLILRDITKTKSLEEERDEFISVVSHELRTPIAIAEGSLSNAKLLVERKMTSKIPEAIDESHKQILFLARMINDLSTLSRAERGVADETEIIDVTELAAQINSEYSPQAGEKGLAFNLDIGGRLGVVKVSRLYLEEILQNFITNSIRYTQKGSITLSIKKNKSGEITFKVIDTGIGISKADMAKIFDKFYRAEDYRTRETKGTGLGLYVSAKLAKKLGCKIEVESRLNHGSTFGFKLKEFKKNDK, from the coding sequence ATGTGGGCGCTAATTTTTCTATTGATCACTCTGAGTGTTGCTTTAGGTGTTATAGCTATTGTTTTACATAAAATATTGTCGGAAATTAGCGATAAATCTGATTGTAAGAAAAACCATAAAAAAAGCTTCAGTGAACACCAAAGAATGATCACGCTTATCAATAATATTACCGACGCGATCCTCAGTACGGACGAGCATGGAATTATCAATACATACAATTCGGCGGCACTTAATTTAATTGACACGAATAGCGGAATTAACGGCGAACATATCAGTCAAGTATTGAACCTTGAAACGACGGATAAAAAGCCGATTGACATTTTTAAGGAACTCACCAAGTCTTCCGCAATTCGCCAGCGCGACGACGTTCTGATGAAAATCGAAGATGGCGATTATATTCGCCTGGAAGTTACGCTTGCGCCAGTTCAGGGCGGCGACAAGATGACGCCGGACGGATATGTGCTTATTTTGCGCGACATTACGAAGACGAAGAGCCTCGAAGAGGAGCGCGATGAGTTTATCAGCGTAGTTAGTCACGAATTACGCACGCCAATTGCTATTGCTGAAGGTTCGCTGAGCAACGCCAAATTACTGGTCGAGCGTAAAATGACTAGCAAAATTCCCGAAGCCATTGACGAATCTCATAAACAAATTTTATTCTTAGCGCGAATGATCAACGACCTCAGTACGTTATCACGCGCCGAGCGAGGAGTAGCCGATGAAACGGAAATAATTGACGTGACAGAGTTGGCGGCTCAGATAAATTCCGAATATTCACCTCAGGCGGGCGAAAAAGGCTTAGCTTTCAATTTGGATATCGGCGGGCGACTTGGCGTGGTTAAGGTTTCTCGTCTATATCTGGAGGAAATTCTCCAAAACTTCATTACCAACTCTATTCGATATACACAAAAAGGCTCCATAACTTTATCCATCAAGAAAAATAAATCTGGCGAAATCACCTTCAAGGTTATTGACACGGGAATTGGCATTAGCAAAGCCGACATGGCAAAAATTTTCGATAAGTTTTACCGCGCAGAAGATTATAGAACTCGCGAGACGAAAGGCACGGGATTAGGTCTATATGTTTCCGCTAAGTTGGCGAAGAAATTGGGCTGCAAAATTGAGGTAGAAAGCCGATTGAACCACGGATCGACGTTCGGATTCAAACTAAAAGAGTTCAAAAAAAATGACAAATAA
- a CDS encoding YgjP-like metallopeptidase domain-containing protein translates to MAIITDEEFGEIVVKKRSLAKTVSLKIAPDGRIQITMPPYAPLLTAKTLVKTSRKQIRELVSQYREELSYTENQQIGKSHNLLIQTTTKPSSVKIVGTQILAEINEAESVESTTNQQLIRSKILIALRKEAKSYLPRRLSFLAKEHGFSFARSKITHSSSRWGSCSSSGTISLNIGMMNLPFELIDYVIIHELCHTRHMNHSTKFWDEVAKFDPHYKIHRNELKKYSPYI, encoded by the coding sequence ATGGCAATTATTACCGACGAAGAATTCGGAGAAATTGTCGTTAAAAAACGCAGCCTAGCGAAGACTGTTAGTTTGAAAATTGCGCCAGATGGACGAATACAAATCACAATGCCGCCATATGCGCCGCTGCTGACTGCAAAGACATTGGTTAAAACCTCCCGGAAGCAAATACGCGAATTAGTTTCTCAATACCGAGAAGAACTTTCTTACACGGAGAATCAGCAGATCGGCAAAAGTCATAATTTATTGATACAAACGACCACGAAACCTTCGAGCGTGAAAATCGTCGGAACGCAGATATTGGCAGAAATAAATGAAGCAGAATCTGTTGAATCTACCACAAACCAACAACTTATTCGCAGTAAAATTCTGATCGCACTCAGAAAAGAAGCCAAGTCATATCTGCCGAGGCGATTGTCATTTTTAGCGAAAGAACACGGCTTTTCTTTTGCTCGAAGTAAAATCACGCACTCGTCAAGTCGCTGGGGAAGCTGCTCTTCATCTGGAACGATTAGCTTGAACATCGGGATGATGAACTTGCCATTTGAGCTAATTGATTACGTAATTATCCACGAATTGTGCCACACCAGGCATATGAATCACTCGACGAAATTCTGGGACGAAGTTGCCAAATTTGATCCGCATTATAAAATCCACCGAAATGAATTGAAAAAATATTCGCCATACATATAG
- a CDS encoding AAA family ATPase, with translation MKPLSPSLPHIIAMVGAPGSGKTQFAVEFAKIFNSPVVSSRQFEVFTDNTKTISDATLSLLEEFLKTKQTVILDGSTDQRTNRMRINRLAREYGYKVLFVWVQTDPTTAKHRWIKAYGGNDESFERRLKQFSAPHSSESYVVISGRHTLSSQARTVLKQIGASRPEAPRRPIAGNRINIG, from the coding sequence ATGAAACCTTTATCACCTTCACTTCCGCATATTATCGCCATGGTTGGTGCGCCAGGTTCAGGGAAGACGCAATTCGCTGTAGAATTTGCGAAGATTTTCAATTCTCCAGTGGTAAGTTCTCGACAATTTGAAGTTTTTACGGACAATACAAAAACCATTTCTGACGCAACATTGTCGCTTTTGGAAGAATTTTTGAAGACTAAGCAGACTGTTATTTTGGACGGATCAACGGATCAGCGCACGAATCGTATGCGTATCAATCGCCTTGCCAGGGAATATGGATATAAAGTCCTATTTGTTTGGGTACAAACCGATCCCACCACAGCCAAACATCGCTGGATAAAGGCTTATGGTGGAAATGACGAATCTTTCGAGCGACGATTGAAGCAATTCTCAGCGCCGCACAGCAGCGAATCTTACGTTGTGATTAGCGGTCGACACACCTTAAGTAGCCAAGCTCGCACCGTTCTTAAGCAAATTGGTGCCAGCCGCCCAGAAGCTCCACGCCGCCCAATTGCCGGAAATCGCATTAACATAGGTTAG